One Ranitomeya variabilis isolate aRanVar5 chromosome 5, aRanVar5.hap1, whole genome shotgun sequence DNA window includes the following coding sequences:
- the LOC143774715 gene encoding olfactory receptor 11L1-like: protein MQEKNLTVVNEFFLTGFHTTKNMRMFLFSLLLVLYSGTICGNLLIITLVSTSKNLHTPMYFFISQLSISDILLPSDIVPNMLHILLNNGGTITFIGCMTQFYFFNVAEGYECLLLTVMSCDRYVAICNPLRYTSIMTSTFCARLVVFFWLVGFSSSFIYIIILSKLKFCGLNIIDHFFCDLVPLQEISCSDTFPIKLQLYLLSIPFVVIPSIIIVISYVNIVRAVLQISPDVSRHKAFSTCSSHLTVVSIFYFTLFSVYIFPTKGKSSDGNKILPLLYTVFTPLVNPIIYSFRNKDFKGVIRFKRNN, encoded by the coding sequence ATGCAGGAAAAAAACCTGACTGTGGTCAATGAGTTTTTCCTCACTGGGTTTCACACCACCAAGAATATGAGAATGTTCCTGTTCTCTCTTCTCCTGGTGCTTTATTCTGGGacaatatgtgggaatctcctgatCATCACCCTGGTGTCCACCAGCAAGAACCTCCACACTCCAATGTACTTCTTCATCTCACAACTGTCCATCAGTGACATCTTGCTACCCTCAGATATTGTCCCCAACATGCTCCATATCCTACTGAACAATGGTGGAACCATTACTTTTATTGGCTGTATGactcagttttatttttttaatgttgcaGAAGGGTATGAATGTCTTCTCCTCACAGTGATGTCTTGTGATAGATATGTGGCCATCTGTAATCCTCTCCGTTATACCTCCATCATGACGAGTACATTTTGTGCGAGGTTGGTTGTCTTCTTCTGGTTGGTTGGTTTTTCATCTTCATTCATTTATATAATAATATTATCCAAGTTAAAGTTCTGTGGACTGAATATCATTGACCATTTCTTCTGTGACCTTGTTCCTTTACAGGAGATTTCCTGTTCTGATACATTTCCTATAAAACTTCAGCTGTATTTGCTGAGTATTCCATTTGTCGTTATCCCCAGCATAATTATAGTTATCTCCTACGTGAACATTGTCCGTGCCGTCTTACAGATCTCACCTgatgtcagcagacacaaagccttctccacctgtagcTCCCACCTCACCGTGGTCTCCATCTTCTACTTCACTCTCTTTAGTGTTTATATTTTTCCAACTAAAGGAAAATCATCAGATGGAAATAAGATATTaccactgctatatactgtgtttACTCCATTGGTTAATCCCATTATATATAGTTTTAGAAACAAAGACTTTAAAGGGGTCATCAGatttaaaagaaataattaa